In a single window of the Pedococcus dokdonensis genome:
- a CDS encoding response regulator transcription factor, which translates to MSTSDAAQPASEVRGLRALVVEDDTPMADVIASYLDRDGFEVRTCGNGLDAVDVARELDPDVVVLDLGLPGQDGLEVCRQLRTFSDAYVIMLTARTDEVDTLVGLSVGADDYMTKPFSPRELVARLRAMLRRPRPIGGHGNAAPQLRTFGDLSIDPLGRDVWIGTEPVPLTRTEFDLLAALSARPQMAFSRRQLIEDVWGSGWVGDEHLVDVHVLHLRRKLGDDATTSRFIRTVRGIGYRMGTGA; encoded by the coding sequence ATGAGCACCTCCGACGCCGCCCAACCAGCCAGCGAAGTACGCGGGCTGCGCGCTCTGGTCGTCGAGGACGACACCCCGATGGCCGACGTCATCGCCAGCTACCTGGACCGCGACGGGTTCGAGGTCCGCACCTGCGGCAACGGCCTCGACGCGGTCGACGTCGCCCGAGAGCTCGACCCCGACGTCGTCGTCCTCGACCTCGGGCTACCCGGGCAGGACGGGCTGGAGGTGTGCCGGCAGCTGCGCACCTTCTCCGACGCGTACGTCATCATGCTCACCGCCCGCACCGACGAGGTCGACACCCTCGTCGGGTTGTCCGTCGGGGCCGACGACTACATGACCAAACCGTTCAGCCCCCGAGAGCTCGTCGCGAGGTTGCGCGCCATGCTGCGCCGCCCCCGGCCCATCGGCGGACACGGGAATGCCGCGCCGCAGCTGCGCACCTTCGGCGACCTGTCCATCGACCCACTCGGCCGCGACGTTTGGATTGGTACCGAGCCGGTTCCCTTGACCCGCACCGAGTTCGACCTCCTCGCTGCCCTGTCAGCCAGGCCGCAGATGGCGTTCAGCCGACGACAGCTCATCGAGGACGTGTGGGGGTCGGGATGGGTCGGTGACGAGCACCTCGTCGACGTCCACGTGCTCCACCTGCGTCGCAAGCTCGGTGACGACGCCACCACGTCCCGGTTCATCCGCACCGTTCGCGGCATCGGGTACCGGATGGGGACCGGCGCATGA
- a CDS encoding SRPBCC family protein: MAPVAVTMDVNRAAADVFAYATDPTRFHEWQNGVVDGHMEATGAPKVGDRCLTSRRIGGAVRSSTSTVTHIEPPHRWGVHGIDGPIRAIVDVTVEPLDDARSRLTIAVDFEGHGIGKLLVPLMVRRQAAKEMPANLTALKQHLEEPGRSEPQRPDGRHAGPEAGPS; encoded by the coding sequence ATGGCACCGGTCGCCGTGACCATGGACGTCAACCGCGCCGCTGCGGACGTGTTCGCCTACGCCACCGACCCCACCCGGTTCCACGAGTGGCAGAACGGCGTCGTCGACGGCCACATGGAGGCCACCGGCGCCCCCAAGGTCGGAGACCGATGCCTGACGTCGCGCCGCATCGGCGGCGCCGTCCGGTCCTCCACCTCCACAGTCACCCACATCGAGCCGCCGCACCGGTGGGGAGTGCACGGCATCGACGGCCCCATCCGAGCCATCGTCGACGTCACCGTCGAACCGCTCGACGATGCCCGTTCCCGCTTGACCATCGCCGTCGACTTCGAGGGCCACGGCATCGGCAAGCTGCTCGTCCCACTCATGGTGCGCCGCCAAGCGGCCAAAGAGATGCCCGCCAACCTGACCGCGTTGAAGCAACACCTCGAGGAGCCGGGGCGCTCTGAGCCGCAGCGTCCGGACGGACGTCACGCTGGACCAGAGGCGGGTCCCTCCTGA
- a CDS encoding SRPBCC family protein encodes MTQTAAPVVRKEVVVNVPVERAFALFTDGFGDFKPAEHNLLAVPIAATVFEPRVGGHIIDRGTDGSECRWARILTYDPPSRVVFSWDIGPTWQVETDPANTSEVDVQFTPLSGGQTRVVLEHRHIYRHGPGWEAVHEGIDGDQGWPLYLDRYAAITNGAS; translated from the coding sequence ATGACCCAGACCGCCGCGCCGGTGGTGCGCAAGGAAGTGGTGGTGAACGTCCCGGTTGAGCGGGCGTTCGCCCTGTTCACCGACGGGTTCGGCGACTTCAAGCCGGCCGAGCACAACCTGCTGGCAGTGCCCATCGCGGCGACCGTGTTCGAGCCGCGCGTCGGAGGTCACATCATCGACCGCGGCACGGACGGGTCCGAGTGCCGGTGGGCACGAATCCTCACCTACGACCCGCCGAGCCGGGTCGTGTTCAGCTGGGACATCGGCCCGACCTGGCAGGTCGAGACCGACCCGGCGAACACCAGCGAAGTCGATGTCCAGTTCACGCCGTTGAGCGGCGGTCAGACACGTGTCGTGCTCGAGCACCGCCACATCTACCGGCACGGACCCGGCTGGGAAGCGGTCCATGAAGGCATCGACGGCGACCAGGGCTGGCCGCTGTACCTGGACCGGTACGCCGCCATCACCAACGGGGCGTCCTGA
- a CDS encoding sensor histidine kinase: MTTPAQPTPPPSPESARSTPSSRTPAPSSSGRERRRPAGLSTRLLLAQGLLLVAGAGTAWLVAIAIGPGIFHQHMIEAGGTHTPAELDHIERGFRDSLVVALSTGLVAAVLIALVVTWWFSRRLRTSTAAVAASTTRISHGHYDTRVPTVGLGLEFDHLADTVNELATRLGHVEQTRTRLLADLAHEMRTPLASIDAHLEAIEDGVRTTDAATMAVLRGNSRRLHRLANDITTVSRAEEGRLDLRRTPTAAADLLRGAASAAADAYSTAGVSLRTEVNTPATIDVDPDRISQVLTNLLDNALHHTSAPGAVTLSARRGHDHTVELVVTDTGDGISEADLPHIFERFYRADPSRQHRGGSGIGLTISRAIIDAHGGTLVATSNGPGCGATFTATLPESGHHHP, encoded by the coding sequence ATGACCACCCCGGCGCAGCCGACGCCCCCGCCCTCGCCCGAATCAGCGCGCTCAACGCCGTCGTCACGAACGCCGGCACCTTCGTCGTCAGGGCGGGAACGGCGGCGTCCCGCGGGGCTGTCGACGCGCCTGCTGCTCGCCCAGGGGCTGCTCCTGGTCGCCGGGGCAGGCACAGCATGGCTCGTCGCCATCGCCATCGGCCCCGGCATCTTCCACCAGCACATGATCGAGGCCGGCGGCACCCACACCCCGGCCGAGCTCGACCACATCGAGCGCGGTTTCCGTGACTCGCTCGTCGTGGCGCTGTCCACCGGCCTGGTCGCCGCCGTCCTCATCGCCCTGGTCGTCACGTGGTGGTTCAGCCGACGCCTGCGCACCTCCACCGCTGCCGTCGCCGCGTCCACCACCCGCATCAGCCACGGCCACTACGACACCCGCGTGCCGACCGTCGGCCTCGGTCTGGAGTTCGACCACCTCGCCGACACCGTGAACGAGCTCGCCACCCGCCTCGGGCACGTCGAACAGACCCGCACCCGGCTGCTGGCCGACCTCGCCCACGAGATGCGCACCCCCCTGGCCAGCATCGACGCCCACCTCGAGGCCATCGAGGACGGGGTCCGCACCACCGACGCAGCCACGATGGCCGTCCTGCGCGGCAACAGCCGGCGCCTGCACCGCTTGGCCAACGACATCACCACCGTCAGCCGCGCTGAGGAAGGACGCCTGGACCTGCGACGGACACCCACGGCAGCGGCCGACCTCCTGCGCGGCGCCGCCTCTGCTGCCGCGGACGCCTACTCCACCGCTGGTGTCTCCCTGCGGACCGAGGTCAACACCCCCGCCACCATCGACGTCGACCCCGACCGCATCAGCCAGGTCCTGACGAACCTGCTCGACAACGCCCTGCACCACACCAGCGCCCCAGGAGCAGTCACCCTCAGCGCCCGCCGCGGTCACGACCACACGGTCGAGCTCGTCGTCACCGACACCGGCGACGGCATCAGCGAAGCCGACCTGCCGCACATTTTCGAACGGTTCTACCGCGCCGACCCGTCCCGCCAGCACCGCGGCGGCAGCGGCATCGGACTGACCATCAGCCGCGCCATCATCGACGCCCACGGCGGCACCCTCGTCGCCACCAGCAACGGACCCGGATGCGGCGCCACCTTCACCGCCACCCTCCCCGAATCCGGGCACCACCACCCCTGA
- a CDS encoding ArsR/SmtB family transcription factor: MHDELPTLSMPHDDQAQLAAETFRMLADPTRIKLLWALMQGESSVTCLAELAGVTPTSVSQHLAKLRLAGLVRGRREGTFIYYTAANTHVHALLAEALSHAEHTDSDLGSEGTHRHALRAGAPPTSDAAPSPR, encoded by the coding sequence GTGCACGACGAACTCCCCACCCTGTCCATGCCGCACGACGACCAAGCCCAGCTGGCGGCGGAGACCTTCCGGATGCTGGCCGACCCGACACGGATCAAGCTGCTCTGGGCGCTGATGCAGGGCGAGTCATCGGTGACCTGCCTGGCCGAACTGGCCGGGGTCACGCCGACGTCGGTGAGTCAGCACCTGGCCAAGCTGCGACTGGCTGGCTTGGTCCGGGGACGCCGGGAAGGGACGTTCATTTACTACACGGCCGCCAACACCCATGTGCACGCCTTGTTGGCTGAAGCGCTGTCCCATGCGGAGCACACCGATTCCGACCTCGGCTCGGAGGGCACGCACCGGCATGCCCTTCGTGCTGGCGCCCCGCCCACGTCTGACGCCGCCCCATCACCCCGCTGA
- a CDS encoding ArsR/SmtB family transcription factor — protein MANQQVDGLSALGDPTRRAIFECLAERPRAVGELADVLPVSRPAVSQHLKVLKAARLVTEQAEGTRRIYRLNPEGVAAMRDQLDTFWNRALTGYVQNTNEPTPREQS, from the coding sequence GTGGCTAACCAACAGGTGGATGGGCTCAGCGCCCTCGGGGACCCCACGCGACGCGCCATCTTCGAGTGCCTGGCCGAACGGCCCCGCGCCGTGGGTGAGCTGGCTGATGTCCTGCCCGTGAGCCGGCCCGCGGTGTCCCAGCACCTGAAGGTGCTCAAGGCCGCCCGCCTGGTCACCGAGCAGGCCGAAGGCACTCGCCGCATCTACCGGCTCAACCCCGAGGGTGTGGCCGCGATGCGCGACCAGCTCGACACCTTCTGGAATCGGGCCCTGACCGGGTACGTACAGAACACCAACGAACCGACACCGAGGGAGCAGTCATGA
- a CDS encoding cation diffusion facilitator family transporter codes for MFTPHSHDAADSVDDALESSARGIRAVKVSLVGLALTAVLQLLVFLASGSVALLADTIHNFSDAFTAIPLWVAFWLGRRPPTRRYTYGFGRAEDLAGLFVILMIAASAVLAGWEAVRRLLEPAPVHNLGWVALAGFVGFLGNEAVAAYRIREGNAIGSAALVADGHHARTDGLTSLAVLGGAGGVAVGWNWADPLVGLLITVAIVMVLRTAAREVFRRLMDGVEPDKVEAAENALASMPHVVGVRDLRMRWVGHELLADVTLDVETGVSAAAAHDLAHEAQQHMFAAVPRLRRAVVHAYPAAVEGGQLDR; via the coding sequence GTGTTCACCCCGCACTCCCACGATGCGGCGGACTCCGTCGATGACGCCCTGGAGTCCAGCGCCCGCGGAATCCGCGCCGTCAAGGTCAGCCTTGTCGGGTTGGCCCTCACCGCAGTCCTCCAGCTGCTGGTTTTCCTCGCGTCAGGGTCGGTCGCTCTGTTGGCCGACACCATCCACAACTTCTCCGACGCGTTCACCGCCATCCCGCTGTGGGTGGCGTTCTGGCTCGGTCGGCGTCCACCGACCCGCAGGTACACCTACGGGTTCGGGCGCGCCGAGGACCTTGCCGGCCTCTTCGTCATCCTGATGATTGCCGCCTCCGCAGTCCTGGCTGGCTGGGAGGCCGTCCGCCGGCTGCTTGAACCGGCACCGGTACACAACCTCGGCTGGGTGGCCCTCGCCGGGTTCGTCGGCTTCCTCGGCAACGAAGCCGTGGCCGCGTACCGGATCCGCGAGGGCAACGCCATCGGCTCGGCAGCTCTCGTTGCAGACGGCCACCATGCGCGCACCGACGGCCTGACCTCCCTGGCGGTCCTGGGCGGGGCAGGAGGTGTAGCCGTCGGCTGGAACTGGGCAGACCCGTTGGTGGGCCTGCTCATCACCGTCGCCATCGTCATGGTGCTCCGCACTGCGGCGCGCGAGGTGTTCCGGCGCCTGATGGACGGCGTGGAACCGGACAAGGTCGAAGCCGCGGAGAACGCCTTGGCGTCGATGCCGCACGTGGTGGGCGTGCGTGACCTGCGGATGCGGTGGGTCGGTCACGAGCTACTGGCAGACGTCACCCTCGACGTAGAGACGGGCGTGAGCGCCGCGGCCGCCCATGACCTGGCGCACGAGGCGCAGCAACACATGTTCGCCGCCGTTCCTCGCCTGCGACGAGCAGTCGTCCACGCGTACCCGGCAGCGGTCGAGGGTGGGCAACTCGATCGGTAA
- a CDS encoding multicopper oxidase family protein, whose product MSRSSTRHWFDPAYTVPPSVSLARRAVLAGGAGLAGLGVLAACGAPPSRLVRPTSPVVGAVDRARRHTGRTVTSRLVAAPGRVDLGGPVVDTWSFGSVPGPTIRARAGDRLVVDLSNGLPAPTTVHWHGIALRNDMDGVPDMTQASVAPNTSFRYDFTVPDPGTYFFHPHVGVQLDRGLYGVLVVDDPAEPGAYDQEWVVVLDDWVDGTGQTPDQVLASLKSATGSGMGGMGGMGGMGMGGGGMGGESMRSPLLGGAGDVAYPYYLVNGRVPAAPVTLTGRPGQRVRVRLVNAASDTAFRVAVGGHQLSLTHADGFPVVPVTGDAVLLGMGERVDVMLTLGDGAFPLVASAEGKQGQGLAVVRTAAGQVPSPAARPVELDGRVLTVADLSPGASAILPARRVDRTHDLVLGGSMGGMGGGMGGSSAGYVWTINGRTFDRQRPLDVRQGERVRLRLKNATMMFHPMHVHGHTFAVVDASGRPGVRKDTVIVAPMRTVTVDLDATNPGQWMTHCHNAYHGEAGMMTTLSYRT is encoded by the coding sequence ATGAGCCGATCGAGCACGCGACACTGGTTCGACCCCGCCTACACCGTCCCGCCGTCCGTGTCCCTGGCGCGACGGGCAGTTCTGGCGGGGGGCGCCGGGCTGGCCGGGTTGGGAGTCCTTGCGGCGTGCGGGGCCCCGCCGTCGCGGCTCGTCCGCCCGACCTCCCCCGTGGTGGGGGCAGTCGACCGTGCCCGTCGGCACACCGGACGGACTGTGACCTCCCGACTGGTTGCGGCGCCGGGACGGGTCGACCTGGGCGGACCTGTGGTCGACACATGGTCGTTCGGGTCGGTGCCGGGCCCCACGATCCGTGCCCGAGCAGGTGACCGCCTGGTCGTCGACCTGAGCAACGGCCTTCCGGCGCCCACGACGGTGCACTGGCACGGGATTGCGCTGCGAAACGACATGGACGGCGTCCCCGACATGACGCAGGCCTCGGTCGCCCCGAACACCTCGTTCCGGTACGACTTCACCGTCCCCGACCCGGGCACGTACTTCTTCCACCCGCACGTGGGGGTCCAGCTCGACAGGGGCCTCTACGGAGTCCTGGTGGTGGACGACCCGGCCGAACCCGGCGCGTACGACCAGGAGTGGGTCGTGGTCCTGGACGACTGGGTCGACGGCACCGGACAAACCCCCGACCAGGTCCTGGCCTCGCTGAAGTCCGCCACGGGGTCCGGTATGGGCGGCATGGGCGGGATGGGTGGCATGGGGATGGGTGGAGGTGGCATGGGTGGTGAGTCGATGAGGTCACCGTTGCTGGGTGGCGCCGGCGATGTCGCCTACCCGTACTACCTGGTCAACGGCCGCGTGCCAGCGGCGCCGGTGACACTGACCGGTCGTCCCGGGCAGCGGGTCCGGGTACGCCTGGTGAACGCCGCATCGGACACCGCTTTCCGTGTTGCGGTCGGCGGGCACCAGCTGAGCCTGACCCACGCCGACGGGTTCCCCGTGGTGCCCGTGACCGGTGACGCGGTCCTGCTCGGCATGGGTGAACGCGTCGACGTCATGCTCACCCTGGGCGACGGTGCGTTCCCGCTCGTGGCGTCGGCGGAGGGCAAGCAAGGCCAGGGTCTGGCAGTGGTGCGTACCGCTGCCGGGCAGGTTCCGTCCCCTGCGGCGCGACCGGTCGAGCTCGACGGGCGCGTCCTGACCGTGGCCGACCTCAGTCCAGGTGCGTCAGCGATACTCCCGGCCCGCCGTGTGGACCGCACCCACGACCTGGTCCTCGGGGGCTCCATGGGCGGGATGGGTGGCGGCATGGGCGGGTCCTCGGCTGGCTACGTGTGGACCATCAACGGGCGCACCTTTGACCGGCAACGGCCGCTGGACGTGCGCCAGGGCGAGCGAGTCAGGCTGCGGCTGAAGAATGCGACGATGATGTTCCACCCGATGCACGTGCACGGCCACACGTTCGCTGTCGTCGACGCCTCCGGCCGCCCCGGAGTGCGCAAGGACACGGTCATTGTGGCCCCGATGCGTACGGTCACCGTTGATCTCGACGCAACGAACCCGGGCCAGTGGATGACGCACTGCCACAACGCCTACCACGGTGAGGCCGGGATGATGACGACGCTTTCGTACCGGACCTGA
- a CDS encoding heavy metal translocating P-type ATPase yields MDTTPDHANHSDLPGDLRVSSVKDPVCGMDVDPATSEHRTDLDGGTHHFCSPGCKAKFDTDPSAYLVAGPEAHLHHADHTAHAAAAGDSGGGVAAAEWTCPMHPEIRRPGPGTCPICGMALEPVTVTADSGPNPELADMTRRFKLATALSIPVLILGMGRDLVPALHDAVSATASNWVQLAFATPVVLWAGAPFFARGWTSVRTMKLNMFTLIAMGTGVAWLFSVVATVAPGVFPESFRMDGGVAVYFEAAAVITALVLLGQVLELRARESTSGAIRALLDLTPKTARRLDDSGTETDVPLERVVVGDLLRVRPGESVPVDGQVHDGSSTLDESMVTGESMPVTKAAGDPVIGGTVNQTGSLVVRAGKVGADTMLARIVQMVADAQRSRAPIQRLADRVSALFVPAVILAAIVAFIIWATLGPDPRLAHALVIAVSVLIIACPCALGLATPVSIMVGVGRGASLGVLIKNAEALELLEKVDTLVVDKTGTLTQGRPSLTHITPAAGFDKSDVLRLAAAVERPSQHPLGAAIVAAATDADLTVPEVTHFDAPTGKGVLGTVDGRRVLVGTASFLTAENVPTSALDGEADRLRTDGASAVYVAVDGSLAAVLAIADPVKDTTASALNALRRDGLEVVMLTGDNTRTAQAVARTLGIDRVEAEVMPDHKADVVTRLRAEGKVVAMAGDGVNDAPALSAADVGIAMSTGTDVAIESAGVTLLRGDLNGIVAARALSKATMGNIRQNLVFAFVYNAAGIPLAAGVLYPAFGLLLSPMIAAAAMALSSVSVISNALRLRSRRL; encoded by the coding sequence ATGGACACGACCCCCGACCACGCGAACCACTCCGACCTGCCGGGGGATCTGCGGGTGTCGTCGGTGAAGGACCCCGTCTGCGGCATGGACGTCGACCCCGCCACCAGCGAGCACCGCACCGACCTCGACGGGGGCACCCACCACTTCTGCTCGCCCGGGTGCAAAGCGAAGTTCGACACCGACCCCAGCGCATACCTGGTCGCCGGACCCGAGGCGCACCTACACCACGCCGACCACACCGCTCACGCCGCCGCCGCTGGCGACTCCGGTGGTGGCGTGGCGGCGGCCGAGTGGACGTGCCCGATGCACCCCGAGATCCGCCGGCCCGGGCCCGGCACGTGCCCTATCTGCGGCATGGCTCTCGAACCGGTAACCGTCACCGCCGACAGTGGCCCCAACCCCGAGCTGGCCGACATGACCCGCCGGTTCAAGCTCGCAACCGCGCTGAGCATCCCGGTCCTCATCCTGGGCATGGGCCGCGACCTGGTCCCAGCCCTGCACGATGCCGTCTCCGCGACGGCGTCGAACTGGGTCCAGCTGGCATTCGCGACACCGGTCGTGCTGTGGGCAGGTGCCCCGTTCTTCGCCCGGGGCTGGACCTCGGTGCGCACGATGAAGCTGAACATGTTCACCCTCATCGCGATGGGCACCGGCGTCGCGTGGTTGTTCAGCGTGGTCGCCACCGTGGCGCCCGGGGTGTTCCCGGAGTCGTTCCGCATGGACGGCGGGGTCGCGGTCTACTTCGAAGCGGCCGCCGTCATCACCGCCCTCGTCCTGCTCGGCCAGGTCCTCGAGTTGCGCGCACGAGAGAGCACCTCGGGCGCCATCCGGGCGCTGCTCGACCTGACCCCGAAGACCGCCCGCCGACTCGACGACTCCGGGACCGAGACCGACGTGCCGCTGGAGAGGGTCGTCGTCGGCGACCTGCTGCGCGTCCGTCCCGGGGAGTCCGTCCCCGTCGACGGACAGGTCCACGACGGGTCCTCCACCCTGGACGAGTCCATGGTGACCGGCGAGTCCATGCCCGTCACCAAGGCGGCAGGCGACCCGGTCATCGGTGGCACCGTCAACCAGACCGGTTCCCTGGTCGTGCGCGCCGGCAAGGTGGGCGCCGACACGATGCTGGCCCGCATCGTGCAGATGGTCGCCGACGCGCAACGCTCCCGGGCACCCATCCAGCGCCTCGCCGACCGGGTCTCAGCCCTGTTCGTGCCTGCCGTCATCTTGGCGGCGATCGTCGCGTTCATCATCTGGGCCACGCTCGGCCCTGACCCCCGTCTCGCGCACGCCCTCGTGATCGCCGTCAGTGTGCTCATCATCGCCTGCCCCTGTGCCCTCGGCCTGGCGACACCGGTGTCCATCATGGTGGGAGTGGGACGAGGTGCGTCGTTGGGCGTGCTCATCAAGAACGCCGAGGCGCTCGAGCTGCTCGAGAAGGTCGACACCCTCGTCGTCGACAAGACCGGCACCCTCACCCAGGGACGGCCATCCCTGACCCACATCACGCCTGCGGCCGGGTTCGACAAGAGCGACGTGCTGCGCCTGGCGGCCGCAGTCGAACGACCCTCCCAGCACCCACTCGGGGCAGCCATCGTCGCCGCCGCCACCGACGCCGACCTGACCGTCCCGGAGGTGACACACTTCGACGCCCCCACCGGCAAGGGAGTCCTCGGAACCGTCGACGGGCGACGGGTCCTGGTCGGCACCGCCTCGTTCCTGACTGCCGAGAACGTCCCCACGAGCGCTCTGGACGGGGAGGCGGACCGGTTGCGCACCGACGGCGCCAGCGCCGTCTACGTCGCCGTCGACGGAAGCTTGGCCGCGGTCCTGGCCATCGCCGACCCCGTCAAGGACACCACCGCATCAGCCCTGAACGCCCTGCGCCGGGACGGCCTCGAGGTCGTCATGCTCACCGGCGACAACACCAGGACCGCCCAGGCCGTCGCACGCACCTTGGGCATCGACCGGGTCGAGGCCGAAGTCATGCCCGACCACAAAGCCGACGTCGTCACCAGACTCCGCGCCGAGGGCAAGGTCGTGGCCATGGCCGGCGACGGCGTCAACGACGCACCCGCCCTCTCCGCGGCCGATGTCGGCATCGCCATGAGCACCGGGACCGACGTGGCCATCGAGAGCGCCGGCGTCACCCTCCTGCGCGGCGACCTCAACGGCATCGTCGCAGCCCGCGCCCTGTCCAAGGCCACCATGGGCAACATCCGCCAGAACCTCGTGTTCGCCTTCGTCTACAACGCTGCCGGAATCCCCCTGGCAGCGGGTGTCCTGTACCCGGCGTTCGGGCTGCTGCTCTCACCGATGATCGCCGCCGCAGCGATGGCACTGTCATCGGTCAGCGTCATCAGCAACGCGCTGCGGCTACGGAGTCGTCGCCTGTAG
- a CDS encoding metal-sensitive transcriptional regulator: MVTLNTDDMTPVINRLRRAQGQLGGVIRLIEEGRDCRDVVTQLAAVNRALDRAGFAIVSSGMRECMSSPDGINAEDQATMEKLFLTLA, encoded by the coding sequence ATGGTCACCCTCAACACCGACGACATGACCCCCGTCATCAACCGCCTGCGCCGCGCCCAGGGCCAGCTCGGCGGCGTCATCCGCCTCATCGAGGAAGGCCGCGACTGCCGCGACGTCGTCACCCAGCTCGCCGCCGTCAACCGAGCCCTGGACCGGGCCGGCTTCGCCATCGTCTCCTCCGGCATGCGTGAGTGCATGTCCTCACCCGACGGCATCAACGCGGAGGACCAGGCCACGATGGAGAAGCTCTTCCTCACCCTCGCCTGA
- a CDS encoding DUF305 domain-containing protein has translation MRTTARALSVTAVLAGAVALSACGGADTDHNGMTGMNGMGTASSSATSTAKVDPADVMFAQTMVPHHQQAVQMADLALTRASSADVKALATKIKAAQDPEIATMTGWLGTWGAPTGSADMNGVAGMNHGSDGMMSQADMTKLSQASGAQFDRMWLTMMVAHHQGALTMANDVLATTKDTQVRTLAQSIIDGQTKEIAAMKGLLSAS, from the coding sequence GTGCGCACCACCGCTCGTGCCCTGTCCGTCACCGCTGTCCTGGCGGGCGCCGTCGCCCTCAGCGCCTGCGGCGGGGCAGACACCGATCACAACGGCATGACCGGGATGAACGGAATGGGAACCGCCAGCTCGAGCGCGACGTCCACGGCCAAGGTTGACCCAGCCGACGTGATGTTCGCGCAGACGATGGTGCCGCACCACCAGCAGGCCGTGCAGATGGCCGACCTGGCCCTGACCCGGGCCTCCTCCGCCGACGTCAAGGCTCTCGCCACGAAGATCAAGGCTGCCCAGGACCCCGAGATCGCCACCATGACCGGATGGCTGGGCACGTGGGGCGCACCCACCGGCTCCGCGGACATGAACGGTGTGGCCGGCATGAACCACGGAAGTGACGGCATGATGAGCCAGGCCGACATGACCAAGCTGAGCCAGGCGTCCGGTGCCCAGTTCGACCGGATGTGGCTGACGATGATGGTCGCCCACCACCAGGGGGCTCTCACCATGGCCAACGACGTCCTGGCCACCACGAAAGACACGCAGGTTCGGACCCTGGCGCAGAGCATCATCGACGGTCAGACGAAGGAAATCGCCGCGATGAAGGGGCTGCTCTCGGCGAGCTGA
- a CDS encoding ArsR/SmtB family transcription factor — protein sequence MGDRDAKAALFAEFAATGKALSNPSRLELLDLLAQGPRSVEDLAAAADLAVGTCSAHLQTLREAGMVSTRRDGKRVFYSLTGDDVAALFAQLRTVAQGHRPHTELARQAYLGPDDTTAVSTQELLDRLGDGRTVVLDVRPGTEYDAGHLPGAVNIPLDELADRLAELPAGADIVAYCRGRYCVLAHDAARLLNNEGMTARRAEDGVLEWRITGSARLDGAA from the coding sequence ATGGGTGACCGCGACGCCAAAGCTGCGCTCTTCGCCGAGTTCGCCGCCACCGGGAAGGCCCTGTCCAACCCGTCCCGCCTCGAGCTGTTGGACCTGCTCGCGCAGGGGCCACGCAGCGTCGAGGACCTCGCCGCCGCCGCGGACCTGGCCGTCGGCACCTGCTCGGCTCACCTGCAGACGCTGCGGGAGGCTGGCATGGTCAGCACTCGGCGCGACGGCAAGCGCGTCTTCTACTCCTTGACCGGCGACGACGTCGCCGCCCTGTTCGCGCAGCTGCGCACCGTCGCCCAGGGGCACCGCCCGCACACCGAGCTGGCCCGCCAGGCGTACCTGGGGCCCGACGACACGACCGCGGTGAGCACCCAGGAGCTGCTGGACCGCTTGGGCGACGGCCGCACCGTTGTCCTGGACGTTCGCCCCGGCACCGAGTACGACGCCGGGCACCTGCCGGGGGCGGTGAACATCCCGCTGGACGAGCTCGCCGACCGACTCGCTGAGCTGCCTGCCGGGGCAGACATCGTCGCGTACTGCCGCGGCAGGTACTGCGTCCTGGCCCACGACGCCGCGCGGCTGCTGAACAACGAAGGCATGACGGCTCGACGCGCGGAGGACGGCGTCCTGGAATGGCGCATCACTGGCAGCGCAAGGCTGGACGGAGCCGCCTGA
- a CDS encoding SHOCT domain-containing protein encodes MKRVVLMMGGYDTGWGSWVVMSVMMVVLWVLVAVAIVAVIRWPWGARDRTMVAGTDNGSAPPVGHEVSPAARALLEQRFAAGDIDEPEYRARLAALMSRA; translated from the coding sequence ATGAAGAGGGTGGTCCTGATGATGGGTGGCTACGACACCGGCTGGGGCAGCTGGGTGGTCATGTCGGTGATGATGGTCGTGCTGTGGGTCCTGGTGGCTGTGGCCATCGTGGCCGTGATCCGCTGGCCGTGGGGTGCGCGTGACCGCACGATGGTCGCTGGGACCGACAACGGTTCGGCGCCCCCGGTCGGGCACGAGGTGTCCCCGGCGGCGCGGGCCCTGCTCGAGCAGCGGTTCGCCGCAGGTGACATCGACGAGCCCGAGTACCGGGCCCGGCTTGCCGCCCTGATGAGCCGGGCATGA